TTGACTGAAATCCCTGACAATGCTTTGGTTGGTCTCAAGAACTTGGAGAGCATCTCGTTTTTTGACAACCTGCTTAACAGAGTTCCCCGAGCAGCACTGACGAGAGTTGAGAATCTGAAGTTTCTAGATTTGAATAAGAACCCTATTGAGAGAATCCAGAGAGGTGACTTTATGGATATGATGCATCTCAAGGAGCTTGGCATTAATAGCATGCCACAACTCATTTCCATTGACAGTTTTGCCCTGAACAACCTCCCTGAGCTGACAAAGATTGAGGCCACTAATAACCCCAGGTTGTCATACATCCATCCTAGGGCCTTCCGCAAGCTCCCCAGGCTGGAAACCCTGATGCTGAACAGCAACGCACTGAGTGCGCTTCACCACAGCACCGTTGAGTCCCTGCCCAACCTGCAAGAAGTCAGTCTTCACAGCAATCCTATCCGCTGTGACTGCGTCATCCGCTGGGTCAACATGAACAGGACAGCGGTTCGATTCATGGAGCCTGACTCCTTGTTCTGTGTGGAACCTCCGGAGTACCAAGGTCAGCATGTCCGACAGGTGCACTTCAGGGAGATGACGGAGATCTGCCTTCCTCTCATCTCACCTGGGAGCCTCCCAGACCAGATTGAGGTTGGTAAAGGGAGCTCTGTGTCGTTGCACTGCCGGGCGTTTGGAGAACCAGAGCCTGAGATCTACTGGGTGACACCGTTGGGTGACAGGGTCCTGCCTGGCAGTGTGTCTGATAAGTACTACATGCATCCTGAGGGAACCTTTGACATCTACGATGCAACTGAGCAGGAAGCTGGCTCATACACCTGTATCGCCCATAACCTTGTTGGGGCTGATCTGAAGTCTGTGAAGGTTATGGTGGCTGGATACAACTCCAAGTCTTTAAACCAACCTCTACATGTATATATCACATCTGTCCAGTCTTATTCTTTGATTGTTTCCTGGGAAAGCACAGGTGGTCTGGTTTCACAACTAAACTGGTCCATTTTAGCTGGGGACAGCAGCCTCTTGATGCCTTTCACAGCCAGGCTTCCTGCTGATGTCAAAGAGTACCACATCAAACAACTGAAGCCGTCCACTTCCTACCAGGTTTGTGTTGAGgtcactgcagcacagcttGGATACAGCATGGACTGTGTTAACGTGACCACAAAGGATGCAGCTGTTCCcaaggagaaaacagagaacTGGGACAGTCTGGTGATGGCTACTTGTGCTGTgttctttattgtcattgctgTGACTTGTTCTGTCATCTATACGTCTCTGTACAGCCAAGTGTTTTACAGGAAACTGATAGCAGACCCCGCTGAGACACTACTGATACCGAGCACtcactcatcctcctcttcctctttcctggAATTTGGAGTGTCTGGGGTCAAGGTGAGGGCCACTGTAATAGACTTAGCAGGCGACTCCATGTAAGAAGCGTCCTTGGCTGTAAAACCACTCTTGGGTTAAGTGAAGATGAAGAATGATGCACACTGGACAATCTAATTTATGTGCCCTGTTTTCACAACTTCTGATGGAACATTTTGCACTGGAACTCAGCAAGGTGCCAtcatacattatttacataaCCAGCTAAAAGCAGAGACTATTTTGTATTTCAAACTTGTGTCATTATAACAAGCTTAATCAGGCAGATATCTTGACTATAATCTATATGCCT
This DNA window, taken from Anabas testudineus chromosome 6, fAnaTes1.2, whole genome shotgun sequence, encodes the following:
- the LOC113165293 gene encoding leucine-rich repeat neuronal protein 3-like, which codes for MKETAVVACLLAELSLAAFVLASEGAAHCPALCRCEIRPWFSPSSIYTEAATVDCNDLGISAIPERLPSETQVLLLQTNNIINVKKTLDYLANITEIDLSQNNISSVSDVCLGSLPQLLSLHMEENWIQELSDSCLSFLPGLQEFYINHNLISSISPGAFQGLSRLLRLHLNSNRLTSVNSQWFQPLVNLEILMLGENPILALSDMNFKPLANLRSLVLARMNLTEIPDNALVGLKNLESISFFDNLLNRVPRAALTRVENLKFLDLNKNPIERIQRGDFMDMMHLKELGINSMPQLISIDSFALNNLPELTKIEATNNPRLSYIHPRAFRKLPRLETLMLNSNALSALHHSTVESLPNLQEVSLHSNPIRCDCVIRWVNMNRTAVRFMEPDSLFCVEPPEYQGQHVRQVHFREMTEICLPLISPGSLPDQIEVGKGSSVSLHCRAFGEPEPEIYWVTPLGDRVLPGSVSDKYYMHPEGTFDIYDATEQEAGSYTCIAHNLVGADLKSVKVMVAGYNSKSLNQPLHVYITSVQSYSLIVSWESTGGLVSQLNWSILAGDSSLLMPFTARLPADVKEYHIKQLKPSTSYQVCVEVTAAQLGYSMDCVNVTTKDAAVPKEKTENWDSLVMATCAVFFIVIAVTCSVIYTSLYSQVFYRKLIADPAETLLIPSTHSSSSSSFLEFGVSGVKVRATVIDLAGDSM